Sequence from the Chelonoidis abingdonii isolate Lonesome George chromosome 1, CheloAbing_2.0, whole genome shotgun sequence genome:
TATCAAAGCCTAAATGACAAAACCAGGGTTTACTGGGGGAAAAATAATGAATACCATTTTCCTTTACAATGTGCATGAGCTAACACGGTGATTAATGTGCTTTGGTGACTTGGGTTAAAAAACATAAATTCTGCAGGGTTTCTTTGGGTATGATCCATATCAACACAGCAGCTGTCTCTAAAACATTGACAAATATGtagaagtaaaataaatgtaGGTAATGCCCAAATGTAAGTGGTCTTTTAGGATTTCTTTTAAGATACTAGTGATTATTTCCTGGACTTATGAACTGGGGATCATTTTATTCATAAAGCCTTTGAGGCATGAACtataaaattgtatattttaCCACATATAAGGTGTATACCAAATATGACATGTTTGGTCAGTTCAGGGGCTGTAAACAAGCCAAATCTATGAAATTCCAAGTAAGCCAAAATGCTATACAATAAGTGTGCAGGTCAGATAAAAAATGCCTCAttgtatataaaaacaaatagtACACAAATTTACAACTTCATTTGGGTCCCCATAAATTAACATCTGTGTTAGCACTTTCTGACATCATTACTTGTTAACTTAAGAACTgatagcttgattttttttttcagatattttgatGGCATGACAAgtcagaaagaagaaaagaggatGTACTGTATGACTAGACACAAGATCTGTTCTGTTTGTGGATTACATTTGCAGTAAGATGTATGGATCTATTTTTTCCTTGTTCTTATATATAGATCATAAGACTTGACTGTGGCAATATccatatcatccatccatctATGGCGAACTACAGCCATGCAGCTGACAACATTTTACAAAATCTCTCTCCTTTAACAGCCTTTCTGaaactgacttcactgggtttcATAATAGGAGTCAGTGTGGTGGGTAACCTTCTGATCTCCATTTTGCTAGTCAAAGATAAGACCTTGCATAGAGCTCCTTACTACTTCCTGTTGGATCTTTGCTGCTCAGACATCCTCAGATCTGCTATTTGTTTCCCGTTTGTTTTCACCTCTGTAAAAAACGGCTCTACTTGGACGTATGGGACTCTTACTTGCAAAGTGATTGCCTTTTTGGGGGTTTTATCCTGCTTCCACACTGCTTTCATGCTGTTCTGCATAAGTGTCACCAGGTACTTAGCTATTGCCCACCACCGGTTTTATACAAAAAGGCTGACCTTCTGGACTTGTTTGGCAGTTATCTGTATGGTGTGGACCCTTTCTGTAGCTATGGCTTTCCCCCCAGTTTTAGATGTGGGCACCTACTCATTCATAAGGGAGGAAGACCAATGCACCTTTCAGCATCGTTCTTTCAGGGCCAATGATTCTTTGGGATTTATGCTTCTTCTTGCCCTTATACTCCTAGCCACACAGCTTGTCTACCTCAAGCTGATATTTTTCGTTCATGATCGCAGGAAAATGAAGCCAGTCCAATTCGTTGCCGCGGTGAGCCAGAACTGGACTTTTCATGGCCCTGGAGCCAGTGGTCAAGCAGCAGCTAATTGGCTGGCTGGATTTGGAAGGGGTCCCACACCACCAACCTTGCTTGGAATCAGGCAAAATGCAAATACCACCAGCAGGAGAAGGCTACTGGTCTTAGATGAGTTCAAAATGGAAAAGCGAATCAGCAGAATGTTTTACATTATGACATTCCTCTTTCTGACCTTGTGGGGTCCCTATTTGGTAGCCTGTTACTGGAGAGTTTTTGCAAGAGGGCCTGTCGTACCAGGGGGATTTCTAACGGCCGCTGTCTGGATGAGTTTTGCCCAGGCCGGAATCAATCCTTTTGTCTGCATTTTCTCCAACAGGGAGCTGAGGCGCTGTTTCAGTACAACCCTTCTTTACTGCAGAAAATCCAGGTTACCAAGGGAACCTTACTGTGTTATATGAGGGAGCATCTGTAAATCTCTAGCCTTGTAAAACACTACCCTTTCTCTGCTAAGCAATTGTGGCCTGTAGCCATGTCTTGAGAAGAAAATCAAGAATGGGAGATTAGCAGCTGTAAGGATTTGGGCAACATTCTGCAGTCTTTGCAATAGCTCACCTATAATCCTATTTGAAACCCAAATATGTTCCTACTGACCACTGGTGAAGGTTTGTAATtaagaacaaaggactgaacCACTGCCCTGAATTCCTTTATGTGGTTGAAATCTAGATAAGGATTGCAGATGCTAAGTATCAGTGCTAAATGCTGTGTATATCACTACATAAAATAAGACCATCAAAACGATTAGCATTGGACATCTTAATAAGTTAAGTTGATATGAGGTTAATGTGTTGATAAAACTAATTTTAGACATCTGAAGACGtttaaaacatttcagacaaTTATTGTTTTGCAAAGACTGAAAATTGAGGACTCGTAAGTATCGTAAGTAATTAAAGATGTGCCATGCATTATTGGATTATCACACTGACAAATCTGTTTGCCTTGTGAGTGAGTTTTGGGGAGCATTCCAAAGCAGTATTTTTGTTCAAATTAgactttactcttttttttttcaaatatattactcTTTCTAAATACCATTTCGTTAACAGTGAAATTACTAGCATTCAACTGTATTCTGTGGTTTTTGCTGATTTGGTATAAAGTTTATTGGActcttatttatattttttaaaaagctagataTCAGTCTGTTAGGCAACGTTAGCCTAGGTAATACCCAGTCATAATTGAATGGTCATAATTATACAGAATAAACACATGTTGCCTTAAAGGGTTATCTAGTATCTTCCATTTTGTTTAGCGATGAAGCAAATAAGCAAGGAAAATTGTATCAGTAACTCTGGTCAGTCATTTGGGAGTGCATGAAAGATCACATAATCCTCTCTTTCCTTTTTACTGCTATGGTTCCCAAAATCGGTATGCACATCACTGGGATGATATGATATTTTTTCTAGGTGTGCTGCCCATTCTAGTTTGCTCTGAGAAACACAGGCAGTTGatgtatgtttatattttaagacAGCTGTCATAGGGAGACCACAGCCTTGGTATGATATCTTGCACAATTTGTGAAGCATTTATTCTACTGAAGGCACAGTCTTGTTTATACTTTCTGCACATTTTGGTGTATTggttgttttaaattatttaagtTTTAACTTGTTGAAGCATATAATATGATTTCTAGTATTTTAGAAATACATTAGAGTCTGTGAGTCTTTACTTCTTTAAGGTACAGATGTGTGGATTTCAATATAAAGTTGCATTTGCCAAAATTTACCTGTGTAGCCTGTTAATTTTCTTGgaataaaattttacattttttccagttttatacagttaaccttttttgttttgtctagtGAGCTAGCATGAGATTTGAGAATGTAGCCAATATGGATTATTATTCTTTTGCAGTCATTGTATTCCCAAACCGTAAATGCATGAATGATGGGGACCACAGGATTGATAAATGATATTATCTACAATAGCACTGTTGTGTAGTTTATCATAATTACCTCTCTATCTATTCTAAGATGTCAGTTATATTTAAAGGTACAACACAGTATTAGACATAAACTTAACAGTTTAATTTTGGTAAGTGTATATAGTTGAAGCACAACATCATGAGTCTGTCAGACATAAAGAATGTTGGTTTTCTTAAGATTTGAAAGAAAAGACTAGtagtttttattaaatattgGTGTACTCTGTCATTGTAGTTTTATGACCAGCCAGTAAATCAAATATACACAAACAGCAATCAGTAACTGAAATGCTTAAGTTTATATGATAACATTTTACAGTGTGCATGCAGCGATTCAGAGAGCTGTGTCTATGTATGATCAGACAACTTGATCACAGATTTTTAGTGAGCAATCTCTTTATTTGACCTCACTTACACTTTATACCAAGGTTGATTGGTTGAGGGGCACAGTTTAATATACAGATTTGAAACAGAAAAATCACTACACTAATGATTTGTCATTGGTACAGGAATATTGCAGATCATAATTTGACATGGGACCAAGaaacttctagcaaaaaggcttTTTTATTACACTGAAAAAGGCTTTGAAATTTATATAgctaaaaaaaattgtctaagatagcaaaatagaataaaaagtaaattatatGTTGAGAAAAATTCTGGAAGTTGTCCCACTTAAGTTTACTAAGCAGTTGATTGGTAATAACTTCAGTCTGAGTTCTATAAAATAGTAACCTTTACAAGGAAAATTGATATTACATATTGTGATAAAGATGTACATATACATAAATCTGTAAATAAAGTTGTAGATATAATAGGTTCTGACAACTAGCCAGATAGTTTTCAAGTAAGATACTTTCAAAAACTGCAGATTCAGCCCTGGGCGTGGCTCCTAAGAAAATCAATTGGTATTTGCCCATTAACGTAATTTGGTAGCAGAAGCAGACTCCAAAATTTCTATAACGCTCTGATTCTGGAATACTAAGAAGGCTGTATTTACTGTGCAGTGGGgaagaaactatttaaaattatttccctgGAAATTCTGCAAACAGTAAATgttgtaaattaaaataataaacaacaaacaAGTCTGAAAGCAAATTTTTTGCTAAATATTATATGCTAATATTAATATATAGTTTGATACAATTCTTTGGACTTTACCTAAACATACATAGTTGCGTTATTACTTGACAAGAAGCTAGAACTGTTTTCAAAATGACATTAGTAAGAGGTCCTATGTCAGAGGTACTTCCTTTTATTCTGTCCCATTATaaaagaacaaggggacattcagtgAAATCAAA
This genomic interval carries:
- the GPR85 gene encoding putative G-protein coupled receptor 85; amino-acid sequence: MANYSHAADNILQNLSPLTAFLKLTSLGFIIGVSVVGNLLISILLVKDKTLHRAPYYFLLDLCCSDILRSAICFPFVFTSVKNGSTWTYGTLTCKVIAFLGVLSCFHTAFMLFCISVTRYLAIAHHRFYTKRLTFWTCLAVICMVWTLSVAMAFPPVLDVGTYSFIREEDQCTFQHRSFRANDSLGFMLLLALILLATQLVYLKLIFFVHDRRKMKPVQFVAAVSQNWTFHGPGASGQAAANWLAGFGRGPTPPTLLGIRQNANTTSRRRLLVLDEFKMEKRISRMFYIMTFLFLTLWGPYLVACYWRVFARGPVVPGGFLTAAVWMSFAQAGINPFVCIFSNRELRRCFSTTLLYCRKSRLPREPYCVI